A region from the Lentimicrobiaceae bacterium genome encodes:
- the rsmD gene encoding 16S rRNA (guanine(966)-N(2))-methyltransferase RsmD, which yields MRIILGKNKGKILHPPNNLPVRPTTDLAKESLFNILNNHVDFEAISVLDLFAGTGNITFEFASRGAISVTSVEKNQNCIAYIKKVVAELNYNNAYVVRADVFKYLQNLKMKYDIIFADPPYDCPNVGEVVDLVFRNSLLKPEGFLIIEHDRYKKFNDSQNFFDERRYGKVHFSFFTAAAE from the coding sequence ATGCGAATAATTTTAGGGAAAAATAAAGGGAAAATTCTGCATCCGCCTAATAATTTGCCTGTGCGTCCTACAACCGACTTGGCAAAAGAAAGTTTGTTTAATATTTTGAACAATCATGTGGATTTTGAAGCCATAAGCGTTTTAGATTTGTTTGCCGGTACAGGTAATATTACATTTGAATTTGCATCAAGAGGCGCAATATCCGTTACTTCGGTTGAAAAAAATCAGAACTGCATAGCATATATTAAAAAAGTAGTTGCCGAACTTAATTACAACAACGCTTACGTTGTTCGTGCCGATGTTTTTAAGTATTTACAGAACTTAAAAATGAAATACGACATCATTTTCGCCGACCCACCATACGATTGTCCAAACGTTGGCGAAGTTGTTGATTTGGTTTTCAGAAATTCACTATTAAAACCCGAAGGCTTTCTTATAATTGAACACGATAGATACAAGAAATTCAACGACTCCCAAAATTTTTTCGACGAAAGACGCTACGGAAAAGTTCACTTTAGCTTTTTTACTGCCGCGGCGGAATAG
- the coaD gene encoding pantetheine-phosphate adenylyltransferase yields the protein MKIAVFAGSFDPVTRGHESIVRRALPFFDKIVVAIGTNSDKKNYFNLDDRLNWLKQVFADVDKVEVRHYSGLTVDFCDEIGAKYLIRGLRTSADFEFERGVAQVNYRLKPEIETIFLLTLPEHVMITSSIVREVHYFGGDVSLFIPKQISIPPRQ from the coding sequence ATGAAAATAGCGGTTTTTGCAGGGTCGTTTGATCCGGTTACAAGAGGACACGAGTCGATTGTCCGCAGAGCTTTGCCTTTTTTTGATAAGATTGTCGTAGCGATAGGAACAAATTCGGACAAAAAAAATTATTTCAACTTAGACGACCGATTAAATTGGCTCAAACAAGTCTTTGCCGACGTTGATAAAGTTGAAGTAAGACATTATTCAGGCTTAACTGTAGATTTTTGTGATGAAATAGGAGCAAAATATTTGATAAGAGGCTTACGAACATCGGCAGATTTTGAATTTGAGCGAGGCGTAGCGCAAGTCAATTATAGGCTGAAGCCGGAAATAGAAACAATATTTTTGCTAACACTTCCCGAACACGTTATGATAACGTCGTCGATAGTGAGAGAAGTTCACTACTTTGGTGGAGATGTTTCACTATTTATTCCAAAACAAATTTCTATTCCGCCGCGGCAGTAA
- the pepT gene encoding peptidase T has protein sequence MKETLLNRFIKYVKIDTQSDPESQSYPSTDKQFDLLNLLVDELKEIGMQDVQIDEKGYVTATLPSNSDKKNIPTVAFIAHVDTSFEMSGTNVNPQIINNYDGKDIILDENYSLPVSDFPELENYVGKTIITSDGKTLLGADDKAGVAEIVTAMQYLINNPDIKHGDIKVAFTPDEEIGKGVDYFDVEKFAADYAYTLDGGGVGELEFENFNAASANFTVKGKNIHTGYAKNKMINASIIITEINNMLPANQRPEHTQDYEGFYHLHGMKGNVEEATADYLIRNHDIKEFEKQKQYLSDIAEFLNKKYGEQTVTLTITDSYFNMRSKIEPVYHIIEIAKEAIRQAGVEPIVKPIRGGTDGARLSYMGLPCPNIFAGGHNFHSRFEYVPLESMEKATQVVINIVKLFEQKH, from the coding sequence ATGAAAGAAACCTTATTAAACCGCTTTATTAAATACGTAAAAATTGACACTCAAAGTGATCCTGAATCGCAGAGTTATCCGAGCACTGATAAGCAATTCGACTTGTTAAATTTGTTAGTCGATGAGCTAAAAGAAATAGGAATGCAAGATGTGCAAATAGATGAAAAAGGTTACGTAACTGCAACTTTACCTTCCAATTCGGATAAAAAAAATATTCCAACTGTAGCTTTTATTGCTCACGTTGATACAAGTTTTGAAATGAGCGGTACAAACGTAAATCCGCAAATTATAAATAATTACGACGGGAAAGATATTATTTTGGACGAAAATTATTCGCTTCCTGTAAGTGATTTCCCCGAACTTGAAAACTATGTAGGAAAAACTATAATTACAAGCGATGGAAAAACCTTGCTCGGTGCCGACGACAAAGCCGGTGTAGCCGAAATAGTTACGGCTATGCAATATCTGATAAATAATCCCGACATTAAACACGGCGATATTAAAGTTGCTTTTACACCTGATGAGGAAATCGGCAAAGGTGTTGATTATTTCGACGTAGAAAAATTCGCAGCCGATTATGCTTATACTCTCGATGGAGGAGGTGTTGGAGAGTTAGAATTTGAAAACTTTAATGCAGCTTCGGCTAATTTTACCGTAAAAGGAAAAAATATTCATACCGGATATGCAAAAAACAAAATGATAAATGCCTCCATTATTATTACTGAAATTAATAATATGCTTCCGGCAAATCAGCGACCAGAACATACGCAAGATTACGAAGGTTTTTATCATTTGCACGGCATGAAAGGTAATGTTGAGGAAGCTACAGCCGACTATTTAATTAGGAATCACGATATTAAAGAGTTTGAAAAGCAAAAGCAATATCTTAGCGATATAGCCGAATTTTTAAATAAAAAATATGGCGAGCAAACTGTAACGCTTACCATTACCGATTCGTATTTTAATATGAGAAGTAAAATTGAGCCGGTATATCACATAATAGAAATTGCCAAAGAAGCTATCAGACAGGCGGGAGTTGAACCTATTGTAAAACCTATCAGAGGAGGTACCGATGGAGCCAGACTGAGTTATATGGGACTTCCTTGTCCTAATATATTTGCAGGCGGACACAATTTCCACAGCCGATTTGAGTACGTTCCGTTAGAATCGATGGAAAAAGCCACTCAAGTTGTTATTAACATTGTGAAATTGTTTGAACAAAAACATTAG
- a CDS encoding thiamine-phosphate kinase gives MEQNFTERTELSDISKAELLNNLNSLFDVEKSICVSNPSDSVQIFQLDNTAIGVSTCNMIEGVDFDLTYYPLQHLGYKAVVASISQIIAKNILPTHININISISNRFSVEALNQIYKGASNACKRYKVSLSGNQLNSSSVGLIISTTTFGTNKIENIYKIGANEYDIVCVSGDVGGAFMGLLVLEREKAVFKANENMQPDLQGYDYILERQLKPEPRTDVIEVLRKNNIVPTSMACIKDCLATNLLKICSISDKGAVIYENKLPIDVQTISTAEEFNITYSTAALNGGEDFELLFTVNINDYEKIRTIPEFVSVGYITDKSEGVNLSTVNGPLIPITSLGIKNDK, from the coding sequence ATGGAGCAAAATTTTACAGAAAGAACAGAATTGTCGGATATAAGTAAGGCAGAATTATTAAATAACCTGAATAGCTTATTTGACGTTGAGAAAAGCATTTGCGTTTCCAATCCGTCTGATAGTGTGCAAATTTTTCAACTCGATAATACTGCAATTGGCGTTTCGACCTGCAATATGATTGAAGGCGTTGATTTTGATTTGACTTACTATCCTTTGCAGCATTTAGGTTATAAAGCTGTGGTAGCGAGCATATCGCAAATAATTGCAAAAAATATATTACCTACGCACATAAACATAAATATTTCGATTTCCAACAGATTTTCCGTCGAAGCATTAAACCAAATTTACAAAGGTGCAAGCAATGCTTGTAAGCGCTACAAAGTCAGCTTATCGGGCAATCAGTTAAATTCTTCATCGGTTGGATTAATTATTTCTACAACTACTTTTGGAACCAACAAAATCGAAAATATTTACAAAATCGGAGCAAATGAATACGATATTGTTTGCGTTAGCGGCGATGTAGGCGGTGCATTTATGGGTTTATTAGTTTTGGAAAGAGAAAAAGCAGTTTTTAAGGCAAACGAAAACATGCAACCCGATTTGCAGGGCTACGACTACATATTGGAGCGTCAGCTAAAACCCGAGCCAAGAACTGACGTTATTGAAGTTTTGCGTAAAAATAATATCGTTCCTACTTCTATGGCTTGTATAAAAGACTGTTTGGCTACCAACCTGCTGAAAATTTGTTCAATCTCCGATAAGGGTGCCGTTATTTACGAAAACAAATTGCCAATAGATGTCCAAACCATCTCTACTGCCGAAGAATTTAATATAACGTACTCTACCGCCGCTCTCAACGGTGGGGAAGATTTTGAACTATTGTTCACCGTTAATATAAACGATTACGAGAAAATTAGAACAATACCCGAATTTGTATCGGTAGGTTATATTACCGATAAATCGGAAGGAGTAAATCTTTCAACTGTAAATGGTCCTTTAATTCCTATAACATCATTAGGAATAAAAAACGATAAATAA